The Halobaculum magnesiiphilum genome contains the following window.
CGCGCGCTTCGTCTCCATCAGGTGGTGTTCGACCTCCTCGTCGGGGTCGATCTCCATCGCCCACAGCCCCTCGCGTCCCTCGACGGCCTGCGGCTCGTCGCCCAGTTCCTGGTCGAACACGTCCGACGTCGAGTGGGCCGGGTCCGTCGAGACGACGAGCGTGTCAAGCCCCGCGTCCGCGCACTTGACCGAGTACGCCGCCGACATCGTCGTCTTGCCGACGCCGCCCTTCCCGCCGAAGAACACGAACTTCTCCATGTGTGTGTCCCGGGCCATCAGAAGTGGTACTGCTGTCCCTTGCGTTCGAGCATCGAGCCGCGGTCCCACATCCGGCGCTCCCACGCCTCGAACTCGTCCTCGAGATACGGGAGCAGCTCGGCGGTGTAGTAGGAGACCGGCGAGGGGATGCCGAAGGCGTCCGGGAAGCACGCCAGCATGAACGTGTCCTCCAGGTCCTCGGCCTCCTTCTCGATCTTCTCGTACGCCGGGTGGGTCACCAGCCCGTGATACAGGCCGGCCGCCCACTCGCGCAGCGCGTCGAGGTACCGGTCGATCCGGTCCGCGAGGGCGCCCCCGCCGTCGTCCGTGGCGTCGCTCATCGCTCGTGTGTGTGGCGCTCCCGTGGTTAAGCATGTCGCGATAGTGCGCGGATCGTCCTCGGCCCGCCGCGACCAACGGGCACAAGTACCACACGCGCGGATCGTTCGTCGATGACGCCCGGACGCGGACTCGGCGGCGGTCCCGGACCGAGCGGCGACGACGCCGTCCCGGTGACGGTCCTCTCGGGGAGCCTCGGGGCCGGCAAGACGACGCTGGTGAACCACATCCTCTCGAACGCCGGCGACCGCGACATCGCGGTGCTGGTCAACGACGTGGGATCGGTGAACGTCGATTACGACCTGCTCTCCTCGGAGGACCTCCCCGCCGTCGGCGTCGCGGAGCTGTCCAACGGCTGTATCTGCTGTGAGCTGCGCGACGACCTCGAACGCGCGGTCGTCCAGCTCGCCGACGGCAAGGAGTTCGACCACCTCGTCGTCGAGCCGTCGGGGATCAGCGAGCCCGGTCCCGTCGCCCGGCAGTTCACCAACGGCCCGGCTGCGGCCCGATACCGGATGGACGCCGTCGTCACGGTGCTCGACACCCCGCAGTTCCTCGACGCCTTCTCGGGCGAGGGAACCCCGAAACGACGGGGGAGCACCACTCACGAGGGCGGCGGTGCCCGCGGGGGCGGCGAGGGCGCGGACGCCGGCGCGGCGGCGAACGGCGAGGACGCGGACCTCGGTGGCGACGACGCCGACCGCGAAGGCGACGGCGACGAGGCTCCCCGCCCGCTCTCGGATCTGCTCGTCGAACAGGTGGAGGGCGCGGACGTGGTCCTGCTCAACAAGGCCGACCTGTGCGACGAGGCCGAACTCGCGGAGGCCGAGGAGCTGGTGCGCGCGCTCCGTCCCCGCGCCGAGACCCTTCCCACCGAACACTCGGCGGCGCCGCTGGATCGGATCCTCGACGTGGACCTGTACGAGCATCGGGACGAGGAGCACGGCCACGATCAGCCCGACGACCGCGCCGACAGCGACGATCACGGGCACGCCGACGGCGACGATCACGGCCACGGACACGGCGGGGACGACCACGACCACGCCCACCCGGACGAGGTGTACGGCGTCACCTCCTTCGTCTACCGCGCGCGGCGACCGTTCCACCCCGAACGCCTCGCCGAGTACCTCTCGAACCTGCCCGAGTCGGTCGTGCGCTCGAAGGGAACGCTCCACGTCGCCGGCAACGATCAACGGCTGCACTACAGCCAGGCCGGCCCCTCGGTTCGGGTGGAGGCGGTCGGCCCGTGGGTGGCGGCGATGGCGGAGGCCGACCGGGAGCTGTACCGGGCGAACCGCCGCGGCGGCGCCGACTGGGACGACGAGTGGGGCGACCGCCACACCGAGGTGGTCGTCATCGGCGTCGACCTCGACGAGCCGGCGGTGCGCGCGCGGCTGGACGACTGTCTCCTCACGGACGCGGAGCTGGAGAACGGAACCGGCGTCGACCCCGCCGAGTGGTTCCCGACCGCCCCCGCCGAGGGCGACGGCGATGGCGACGGGAACGCCGACGCGGTCGTTTCGCTGTCGTAGCCGTCAGCAGGCGCAGCCGGTCGAGCCGGGCGAGCGCTCGAACTCCATCTCGTCGCCGCACTCCGGACACGACGGGGGACCCTCCCCCTCCACGTCGAGGTCGAGCAGGCGCTCGTCGCAGTCGTGACACCAGTACGCGCCCGTCGACTCCTCGGTGCCGCCCCCACGGTTCGGCGATTCCGTCGAGGCCTTCAGCGTCTCGGTGAGCGTGCCGATCAGTCCCATGGGTGTGATACTCACTGTCCTGCGCATAAACTGCGGCGCGGATCCGCGGTCGCGACACACAACCGTCGAGTCCGCGATCGAGCGCCTCAGGCGTCGTCGGCGATGGTATCGAGC
Protein-coding sequences here:
- a CDS encoding CobW family GTP-binding protein, translating into MTPGRGLGGGPGPSGDDAVPVTVLSGSLGAGKTTLVNHILSNAGDRDIAVLVNDVGSVNVDYDLLSSEDLPAVGVAELSNGCICCELRDDLERAVVQLADGKEFDHLVVEPSGISEPGPVARQFTNGPAAARYRMDAVVTVLDTPQFLDAFSGEGTPKRRGSTTHEGGGARGGGEGADAGAAANGEDADLGGDDADREGDGDEAPRPLSDLLVEQVEGADVVLLNKADLCDEAELAEAEELVRALRPRAETLPTEHSAAPLDRILDVDLYEHRDEEHGHDQPDDRADSDDHGHADGDDHGHGHGGDDHDHAHPDEVYGVTSFVYRARRPFHPERLAEYLSNLPESVVRSKGTLHVAGNDQRLHYSQAGPSVRVEAVGPWVAAMAEADRELYRANRRGGADWDDEWGDRHTEVVVIGVDLDEPAVRARLDDCLLTDAELENGTGVDPAEWFPTAPAEGDGDGDGNADAVVSLS
- a CDS encoding zinc-ribbon domain-containing protein codes for the protein MGLIGTLTETLKASTESPNRGGGTEESTGAYWCHDCDERLLDLDVEGEGPPSCPECGDEMEFERSPGSTGCAC